One window of the Archangium lipolyticum genome contains the following:
- the bluB gene encoding 5,6-dimethylbenzimidazole synthase, with amino-acid sequence MTKHRFSPAEREAVYKAISERRDMRHFRPEPIDPEILARLLQAAHLGPSVGFMQPWRFIRITDEALRGELVRLVDQERVRTAEALGPRGEEFMRLKVEGIRECSELWVVALTDQRERYVFGRRTLPNMDLASASCAIQNLWLAARAEGIGMGWVSLFEPTALAKLLDAPEGSEPIAILCLGHVDAFYERPMLELEGWDSRRPLEQLVWENRWRGGATDTRRSADST; translated from the coding sequence ATGACGAAACACCGCTTTTCCCCCGCCGAGCGTGAAGCCGTCTACAAAGCCATCAGCGAGCGCCGTGACATGCGCCACTTCCGGCCCGAGCCCATCGACCCGGAGATCCTCGCGCGGCTCCTCCAGGCGGCCCATCTCGGACCGAGCGTTGGCTTCATGCAGCCCTGGCGCTTCATCCGCATCACCGATGAGGCGCTCCGGGGTGAGCTCGTCAGACTGGTGGACCAGGAGCGCGTCCGGACGGCCGAGGCGCTGGGCCCTCGGGGCGAGGAGTTCATGCGTCTCAAGGTGGAGGGCATCCGGGAGTGCTCCGAGCTCTGGGTCGTCGCGCTGACGGACCAGCGCGAGCGCTACGTCTTCGGCCGGCGCACCCTGCCGAACATGGACCTCGCCTCCGCCAGCTGCGCCATCCAGAACCTCTGGCTCGCCGCGAGGGCCGAGGGCATTGGCATGGGCTGGGTCTCGCTGTTCGAGCCCACCGCGCTGGCGAAGCTGTTGGACGCCCCGGAAGGCAGCGAGCCGATCGCCATCTTGTGCCTGGGCCATGTCGATGCTTTCTATGAGCGGCCGATGTTGGAGCTCGAGGGCTGGGACTCGCGCCGGCCGCTGGAGCAGCTCGTCTGGGAGAACCGGTGGCGAGGAGGCGCCACGGACACCCGCCGATCCGCCGATTCCACCTGA
- a CDS encoding NAD(P)/FAD-dependent oxidoreductase translates to MDSKDVVIVGGGPSGLSAALVLGRGRKKVLLCDAGTPRNASAEHMQGFVTRDGTPPQEFRRIGREQLRPYDVEYQNARVLSVDRLDSGFRVELEGGRVVETRRVLLATGMVDVLPDLPGYRELWGKSLFQCPYCHGWEVRDQAWGVLATDEHLLDFGLFVTGWSKDVVVFTNGTLAVPAEQRSRLEHAGVRLEERRIRQLIVREDHLQAVELEDGARVERQVLFTRPPQRQTQLVQQLVGKLGLALDEQGFVRVEEPHKQTSVPGIHAAGDLTTMLQGALVAASAGAMAGYMMNHSLNMENATRGG, encoded by the coding sequence ATGGACTCGAAGGACGTGGTGATCGTCGGAGGAGGCCCGTCGGGCCTGAGTGCCGCGCTCGTGCTGGGCCGCGGTCGGAAGAAGGTTCTGCTCTGCGACGCGGGGACGCCCCGCAACGCCTCGGCCGAGCACATGCAAGGCTTCGTCACCCGTGATGGAACCCCTCCCCAGGAGTTCCGGCGGATCGGCCGGGAGCAGCTCCGTCCCTATGATGTCGAGTACCAGAACGCGCGAGTCCTCTCGGTGGACCGGCTAGACTCGGGCTTCCGGGTGGAGCTGGAGGGAGGCCGTGTGGTGGAGACCCGGCGGGTGCTGCTCGCCACGGGCATGGTGGATGTGCTGCCGGACCTGCCCGGCTACCGCGAGCTGTGGGGCAAGAGCCTCTTCCAGTGCCCCTACTGCCACGGCTGGGAGGTGCGGGACCAGGCCTGGGGAGTGCTCGCGACGGACGAGCACCTGCTCGATTTCGGCCTGTTCGTGACGGGCTGGTCGAAGGACGTGGTCGTCTTCACGAACGGAACCCTCGCGGTGCCCGCCGAGCAGCGGTCGCGCCTGGAGCACGCGGGAGTCCGTCTGGAGGAGCGGCGCATCCGCCAGCTCATCGTCCGGGAGGACCACCTCCAGGCCGTGGAGCTGGAGGATGGAGCACGCGTGGAGCGCCAGGTGCTCTTCACCCGCCCGCCTCAACGCCAGACACAGCTCGTGCAACAGCTCGTGGGGAAGCTCGGACTCGCGCTGGACGAGCAGGGGTTCGTGCGCGTGGAAGAGCCCCACAAGCAGACCTCGGTCCCCGGCATCCACGCGGCGGGAGACCTCACGACGATGCTGCAGGGCGCACTCGTCGCGGCCTCGGCGGGGGCCATGGCCGGGTACATGATGAACCACTCCCTCAACATGGAGAACGCCACGCGAGGGGGTTGA
- a CDS encoding AraC family transcriptional regulator yields the protein MLITRGQTKLRHAGQQVLHEGDVHLIPPGDPHGAAHFQDMEGWGLAFHPEAFPSDEGWGSERGLKLGPLLRVRSGCHPVLKPSAAQRKRLEGWFKLLEEELSQEERGQEEACTALLRLILVELERIATPPVVPDPPGLSLARQALTHIEANCLEPLSLASVAQALGRSGPHVASVVRQETGRTVGEWILEYRMAEARRRLRGTDERVDIIAERVGYADATHFIRLFRRLHGVTPAAWRRRATAG from the coding sequence ATGCTCATCACTCGTGGGCAGACGAAGTTGCGGCACGCGGGACAGCAGGTGCTGCACGAGGGAGACGTGCACCTCATTCCCCCGGGAGATCCGCACGGCGCCGCCCACTTCCAGGACATGGAAGGCTGGGGACTCGCCTTCCACCCCGAGGCCTTTCCCTCCGACGAGGGCTGGGGCAGTGAGCGGGGACTGAAGCTGGGCCCGCTCCTGCGCGTGAGGAGCGGATGCCACCCGGTGCTGAAGCCCTCGGCCGCCCAACGCAAGCGCTTGGAGGGATGGTTCAAGCTGCTCGAGGAGGAGCTGAGCCAGGAGGAGCGGGGCCAGGAGGAAGCCTGCACGGCGCTGCTGCGCCTCATCCTCGTGGAGCTGGAGCGGATCGCCACTCCGCCCGTCGTGCCCGATCCACCGGGATTGAGCCTGGCCCGCCAGGCGCTCACGCACATCGAGGCGAACTGCCTGGAACCGCTGTCCCTGGCGAGCGTGGCCCAGGCACTCGGACGGTCAGGGCCGCACGTGGCCTCCGTGGTGCGCCAGGAGACGGGCCGCACGGTGGGTGAGTGGATATTGGAGTACCGCATGGCCGAGGCGCGGCGGCGCCTGCGGGGCACGGACGAGCGGGTGGACATCATCGCCGAGCGCGTGGGCTACGCGGACGCGACCCACTTCATCCGCCTGTTCCGGCGCCTCCACGGCGTCACCCCGGCCGCGTGGAGGCGGCGGGCCACCGCCGGTTGA
- a CDS encoding CHAT domain-containing protein, translating to MWRALGWMILAALVHGASIAASEEQAKARLLEARAAFDKANWLIETGRYTEALKHSQHALTLREAMLGDNHSEVAASLNQLGEIFLRQRKAASARPLLERAFTLSEEYLRTEALALSESRHTSFLQFLRDDEARIHALLRAHPDDARVRHLALTAVLLRKGRSIEETANTSRILYHDLGPQDREQFEQLRALRSQFATLALRGPGSHSHAEYQRRLEELASRAEALEATLTRRSAPLRALITLPPPAEMVERVAAALPQEAALVEFVVYEDRPRSPKPGPHASEVPAQLRYLVLVLFPGGRTRALDLGPAAPIDLATSDLSNALASRDAAYQLPAQTLYTLAFQPLLPLLGDVRRLFIAPDGQLGLVPFDALHDGHHFLIESFDVSYLTSGRDLLPRPRSPPPSRSVVVMADPLLESPPSTQRASPSEYRWAPIPGTRQEALAIQRLMPQAQLFLGPDATSERLLQQAAPGILHIATHGFFLENTAAPEDTRALIHVGATSRLPPQPLLRSGLVLANTHAAATNGPGTLVTALELSSLDLWGTQLVVLSACDTGRGDVKPGQGIHGLRSALVIAGAETVVSSLWKVNDETTRLLMEDYYRHLRAGKGRAEALREAMRTLRGSWPHPYYWAPFIALGQDTPLRAISPHLRG from the coding sequence ATGTGGCGAGCGCTTGGATGGATGATATTGGCCGCCCTGGTCCATGGTGCGAGCATCGCGGCCAGCGAGGAGCAAGCGAAGGCGAGGCTGCTGGAGGCACGGGCGGCGTTCGACAAGGCCAACTGGCTCATCGAGACGGGCAGGTACACCGAGGCCCTCAAACACAGCCAACATGCGCTCACGCTGCGAGAGGCCATGCTGGGTGACAATCATTCCGAGGTGGCCGCCAGCCTGAACCAATTGGGCGAGATCTTCCTGCGGCAAAGAAAAGCAGCCAGTGCCAGACCGCTCCTCGAGCGCGCCTTCACCCTCTCCGAGGAATACCTGCGCACCGAGGCGCTCGCGCTCTCCGAGTCCCGCCACACGAGCTTCCTGCAATTCCTCCGGGACGATGAAGCGCGAATCCATGCCCTGCTCCGGGCCCATCCGGACGATGCCCGCGTGCGGCACCTGGCCCTGACCGCCGTGCTGCTGCGCAAGGGCCGCTCCATCGAGGAGACCGCCAACACCTCTCGCATCCTCTACCACGACCTCGGCCCCCAGGACCGCGAGCAGTTCGAGCAACTGCGCGCCCTGCGCTCCCAATTCGCCACGCTGGCGCTCCGGGGCCCCGGCTCGCACTCCCACGCCGAGTACCAACGGCGCCTCGAGGAGCTCGCCTCCCGCGCCGAAGCCCTCGAGGCCACCCTCACCAGGCGCTCGGCTCCCCTGCGTGCGCTCATCACCCTTCCCCCTCCCGCCGAGATGGTCGAGCGTGTCGCCGCCGCCCTCCCCCAGGAGGCGGCCCTCGTCGAGTTCGTCGTCTACGAGGACCGTCCGCGCTCCCCCAAGCCGGGGCCTCACGCCTCGGAAGTTCCCGCTCAGCTCCGCTACCTGGTCCTGGTGCTCTTCCCCGGTGGACGCACCCGCGCCCTCGACCTGGGACCCGCGGCGCCCATCGACCTGGCCACCTCGGACCTGAGCAACGCCCTCGCCAGCCGTGATGCCGCCTACCAGCTCCCCGCCCAGACCCTCTACACCCTGGCGTTCCAACCGCTGCTGCCACTGCTGGGCGATGTCCGCCGCCTCTTCATCGCGCCAGACGGCCAGCTCGGCCTCGTTCCCTTCGATGCGCTGCACGATGGCCACCACTTCCTCATCGAGTCCTTCGACGTCTCCTATCTCACCTCTGGCAGGGACCTGCTGCCCCGCCCCCGGTCTCCCCCGCCTTCACGCTCGGTCGTCGTCATGGCGGATCCACTCCTCGAGTCCCCGCCCTCCACGCAACGCGCGTCCCCCTCCGAATACCGCTGGGCGCCCATCCCCGGCACCCGCCAGGAAGCCCTGGCCATCCAGCGTCTGATGCCCCAGGCCCAGCTCTTCCTCGGCCCCGATGCGACCTCGGAGCGCCTGCTCCAGCAGGCCGCGCCCGGAATCCTCCACATCGCCACCCATGGCTTCTTCCTGGAGAACACCGCGGCTCCCGAGGACACCCGTGCCCTCATCCACGTCGGCGCCACCTCACGGCTCCCACCCCAGCCGCTGCTGCGCTCCGGCCTGGTCCTCGCCAACACCCACGCGGCAGCCACCAACGGCCCTGGCACCCTGGTCACCGCGCTCGAGCTCTCCAGCCTCGACCTGTGGGGCACGCAGCTCGTCGTCCTCTCCGCCTGCGACACGGGCCGCGGCGACGTCAAGCCCGGGCAGGGCATCCACGGCCTGCGCAGCGCGCTCGTCATCGCGGGCGCGGAGACGGTGGTGTCGAGCCTCTGGAAGGTCAACGACGAGACCACCCGCCTGCTCATGGAGGACTACTACCGCCACCTGCGGGCCGGAAAGGGCCGGGCCGAGGCGCTGCGCGAGGCCATGCGCACTCTGCGCGGGAGTTGGCCCCACCCGTATTACTGGGCTCCCTTCATCGCGCTGGGCCAGGATACGCCCCTCCGGGCCATCTCCCCGCACCTCCGCGGGTAG
- a CDS encoding bifunctional serine/threonine-protein kinase/formylglycine-generating enzyme family protein, with translation MGPPNAQDAPEDRTETVAGLDPKATPVTPPQPADTWTPPTEFNEFRLERMLARGGMGVVYLAHDTSLGRPVAVKFIASGQPEPLVRAYFETEARAIARLQHPNVVTVFRVGAVGDHPYIVSEYVAGRTLAQLALPIPWRRVLTLGVGLARGLAAAHRQGVLHRDIKPANALVTHGGEVKLLDFGLAEQFDPGESSRASGAHPPAGTPHYMAPEVLQGAPATPQSDVYSLGLTLHKLCTGKLPRRTSPGKNPSPELERGVDPDFAAIILRCLAPDPAERFASADLLREALERLEQLHAATPLAEGNPYRGLAPFEAEHQSLFFGRDTDIRAVLERLRNQPLTLVAGDSGVGKSSLCRAGVLPRVAANAVDEGREVYTVTLWPGLRPLQALAAALAPLLGRKESEFLSALTDTPHGLGQTLREAYPGKRGLLLFVDQLEELITLAEPSQAVRFARILRELALPSAGVRVLLAVRGDFLTRVCALPGLGDEAERALYILRPMSPEGVREAIVGPARSRGVVFESEELLQTLVASTAQGMGSLPLLQFALAELWERRNPAQGRITRAALEEMGGVAGALSRHADGVLAALSPAEQQAARRLLLQLVTAEGTRGERSEEELVADTDDASRAALHALIEGRLLHARTTGGKARYGIAHDSLITSWGTLRNWLDDDIGHRAVRQRLEVASAEWERLGRARDALWGQRQLDETRPLAPTSLGPREHAFLQASRRVLKLRRWRQYLTVLLVVLALAAVYGVPRLQTYLEDARFVAAEVDTARKALDEGKALGEQARARREEALALFDNRAPASFSPAVSSGPQELWRAAERRWAEALELREKSDAARARASQSLERALERERGHGEARRLLIETTYERLLLAEDFHQQRERDELLRRLEQLLDRAEDRDEWRQRLSAPAKLELVTEPPGARVQLERYEPDEQGVLRLEPIREFGPTPITHARLPEGSYLLRITHPERPPLDLPLLLTRGGREQLRLTLPTTLPPGYVYIPPGCFLRGSADPEEVRGFMSSPPLHRFCLDAGYLIGKTEVTFEDWMAYLDALPADAPARRILEQPHFSTPGAITLRRQPDGRWHFSFYRTNKDVLSAREGEPFHYPGRSQRNTVDWRKFPLSGVSAEDLAGYFYWLDRTGRLPGARLCSEHEWEYAARGADGRRYPHGNRLRPDDANIDATYNRQPLAFGPDEVGSHLDSASPFGLTDMTGNAYELTRPVTPDLGRIVLRGGAWYYDSVSARAANRSPGDPTQHDVLLGVRVCASFSVQ, from the coding sequence ATGGGTCCGCCAAACGCGCAGGATGCTCCGGAGGACCGGACCGAGACGGTGGCCGGGCTGGACCCGAAAGCCACCCCCGTCACGCCCCCCCAACCGGCCGACACCTGGACTCCCCCCACCGAGTTCAACGAGTTCCGCCTGGAGCGCATGCTCGCCCGCGGTGGCATGGGCGTCGTCTACCTCGCCCACGACACCTCCCTGGGCCGCCCCGTCGCGGTGAAGTTCATCGCCTCGGGACAGCCCGAGCCCCTGGTGCGCGCCTACTTCGAGACCGAGGCGCGCGCCATCGCCCGCCTGCAGCACCCCAATGTCGTCACCGTGTTCCGCGTCGGCGCGGTCGGCGACCACCCCTACATCGTCTCCGAGTACGTCGCCGGCCGGACCCTCGCGCAGCTCGCCCTCCCCATCCCCTGGCGGCGCGTCCTCACGCTCGGCGTGGGCCTGGCCCGGGGGCTCGCGGCCGCCCACCGCCAGGGCGTGCTCCACCGGGACATCAAGCCCGCCAACGCCCTGGTCACCCATGGCGGCGAGGTGAAGCTGCTCGACTTCGGCCTGGCCGAGCAGTTCGACCCGGGCGAGTCCTCGCGCGCCTCCGGTGCGCACCCGCCCGCGGGCACGCCCCACTACATGGCGCCCGAGGTCCTCCAGGGCGCGCCGGCCACCCCCCAGAGCGACGTCTATTCACTCGGCCTGACCCTCCACAAGCTGTGCACGGGCAAGCTCCCGCGCCGGACGTCTCCGGGGAAGAACCCCTCGCCCGAGCTCGAGCGGGGCGTGGATCCGGACTTCGCGGCGATCATCCTGCGCTGCCTCGCACCCGACCCGGCCGAACGCTTCGCCTCGGCCGACCTGCTGCGCGAGGCCCTGGAGCGCCTCGAGCAGCTCCACGCCGCCACGCCGCTCGCCGAGGGCAATCCCTACCGCGGCCTGGCGCCCTTCGAGGCCGAGCACCAGTCACTCTTCTTCGGGCGCGACACCGACATCCGCGCCGTGCTCGAGCGCCTGCGCAACCAGCCCCTGACCCTCGTCGCCGGAGACTCCGGGGTCGGCAAGTCCTCGCTGTGCCGCGCCGGTGTGCTGCCCCGGGTGGCAGCCAATGCCGTGGACGAGGGCCGGGAGGTCTACACCGTCACGCTCTGGCCCGGCCTCCGGCCCCTCCAGGCCCTCGCCGCCGCGCTCGCGCCACTGCTCGGCAGGAAGGAGTCGGAGTTCCTCTCCGCCCTCACCGACACCCCGCACGGGCTCGGCCAGACACTGCGTGAGGCGTACCCGGGCAAGCGCGGCCTGCTCCTCTTCGTCGACCAGCTCGAGGAGCTCATCACGCTCGCCGAGCCCAGCCAGGCGGTGCGCTTCGCCCGCATCCTCCGGGAGCTCGCCCTGCCCTCGGCGGGGGTGCGCGTGCTGCTGGCCGTGCGCGGCGACTTCCTCACGCGCGTGTGCGCCCTGCCCGGCCTGGGCGACGAGGCCGAGCGGGCGCTCTATATCCTGCGCCCCATGTCCCCCGAGGGCGTGCGCGAGGCCATCGTCGGCCCGGCGCGCAGCCGCGGCGTGGTCTTCGAGTCCGAGGAGCTTCTCCAGACACTCGTCGCCTCCACGGCGCAGGGCATGGGCAGCCTGCCCCTCCTCCAGTTCGCGCTCGCCGAGCTGTGGGAGCGGCGCAACCCCGCTCAGGGCCGCATCACCCGGGCGGCGCTCGAGGAGATGGGCGGCGTGGCCGGAGCGCTGTCGCGGCACGCCGACGGGGTGCTCGCGGCGCTGAGCCCGGCCGAGCAGCAGGCGGCACGGCGGCTCCTCCTCCAGCTCGTGACGGCGGAGGGCACTCGCGGTGAGCGCAGTGAAGAGGAGCTCGTCGCGGACACGGATGACGCCTCCCGCGCCGCCCTTCACGCGCTCATCGAGGGGCGGCTCCTGCACGCGCGGACCACGGGCGGCAAGGCCCGCTACGGCATCGCCCATGACTCGCTCATCACCAGCTGGGGCACGTTGCGCAACTGGCTCGACGACGACATCGGCCATCGCGCGGTGCGCCAGCGCCTGGAGGTGGCGAGCGCCGAGTGGGAGCGCCTGGGCCGTGCCAGGGATGCCCTGTGGGGGCAGCGTCAGCTCGACGAGACGCGCCCGCTGGCGCCCACGAGCCTGGGCCCCCGCGAGCACGCCTTCCTCCAGGCGTCGCGCCGTGTCCTGAAGTTGCGTCGATGGAGACAGTACCTGACCGTGCTCCTGGTGGTGCTCGCCCTCGCCGCCGTCTACGGGGTGCCGCGCCTCCAGACCTACCTTGAGGATGCGCGCTTCGTCGCCGCCGAGGTGGACACCGCGAGGAAGGCGCTCGACGAGGGCAAGGCCCTGGGAGAGCAGGCCCGTGCCCGGCGCGAGGAGGCGCTCGCGCTGTTCGACAACCGGGCTCCCGCGTCTTTCAGCCCGGCTGTCTCATCCGGCCCTCAAGAGCTCTGGCGAGCCGCTGAGCGGCGGTGGGCCGAAGCTCTCGAGCTGCGCGAGAAGAGCGATGCGGCCCGGGCCCGCGCCAGCCAGTCTCTCGAGAGGGCGCTCGAGCGTGAGCGCGGCCACGGGGAGGCACGACGGCTTCTCATCGAGACCACCTATGAACGCCTGCTCCTGGCCGAGGACTTCCACCAGCAGCGCGAGCGCGACGAGCTGCTGCGGCGCCTGGAGCAGTTGCTCGACCGCGCGGAAGACAGGGACGAGTGGCGGCAGCGGCTCTCGGCACCGGCCAAGCTCGAGCTCGTGACGGAGCCCCCTGGGGCACGTGTCCAGCTCGAGCGCTATGAACCTGACGAGCAAGGGGTGCTGCGCCTCGAGCCTATTCGGGAGTTTGGCCCGACCCCCATCACCCACGCGCGGCTGCCCGAGGGCTCCTACCTCCTGCGCATCACGCATCCCGAGCGCCCGCCACTGGACCTGCCCCTGCTCCTCACGCGCGGTGGCCGCGAGCAGCTCCGCCTTACACTCCCCACCACCCTGCCCCCTGGCTATGTCTACATCCCACCCGGCTGCTTCCTCCGGGGTAGCGCTGATCCAGAGGAGGTGCGAGGCTTCATGAGCAGCCCGCCACTCCACCGGTTCTGTCTCGACGCGGGGTATTTGATAGGCAAGACGGAGGTGACGTTCGAGGATTGGATGGCCTACCTCGACGCCCTGCCCGCGGACGCGCCGGCGAGACGCATCCTCGAGCAGCCGCACTTCAGCACCCCTGGGGCGATCACGCTGCGGCGACAACCCGATGGGCGCTGGCACTTCTCCTTCTATCGAACGAACAAGGACGTCCTCTCGGCACGAGAGGGAGAGCCGTTCCACTATCCCGGCCGGTCCCAGCGCAACACCGTCGATTGGCGCAAGTTCCCCCTCTCCGGCGTCTCCGCCGAGGATTTGGCCGGTTACTTCTACTGGCTCGACCGCACGGGGCGTCTGCCAGGAGCGCGCCTGTGCAGCGAGCACGAGTGGGAGTATGCCGCCCGCGGTGCCGACGGACGCAGATACCCGCATGGCAACCGGCTGCGTCCTGACGACGCCAACATCGATGCGACCTACAATCGGCAGCCCCTGGCCTTCGGACCCGACGAGGTTGGCTCCCACCTGGACTCGGCGAGCCCCTTCGGTCTCACCGATATGACGGGCAATGCGTACGAGCTCACGCGGCCCGTGACACCAGACCTCGGGCGCATCGTCCTGCGAGGAGGCGCCTGGTACTACGATTCCGTTTCCGCGCGTGCCGCCAACCGCTCGCCCGGAGATCCCACCCAACATGACGTGCTGCTGGGCGTGCGCGTCTGCGCGTCGTTCTCCGTCCAGTAG
- a CDS encoding ADYC domain-containing protein, translating into MNGLRKSLVASVFLLFSSPAFSAGPAASKSQGPSTGSAAAPVPEAERYARRCQSHAPSRNHSTQGTLLWGTKRAWNSKQQGDEQRSVLVSVDLDAPRLTDDRVKSLRLEKGHLVASPQASTSLVGTVLQGTSSQGKPVEVALCGAEPAPEDPDMVWYRIETWNPVAQEWENPCAASDTVADPRAVAVGGVWDASGARHDVPGKLTLACEAGVITKCIRWGYKPWASRDGQSLAELHQACTRMARADYCGNGRSHTHDGTLIDIYDRLGVLSPTTEVSAGWDPARASFEAAWGPDGATCLSRTRDGRALETILKECPGRFQVGEPVELGQEDRCTARRADLNAETVLLRNRSYEGQKDASAQTGGR; encoded by the coding sequence ATGAACGGGTTGCGCAAGTCCCTTGTCGCCTCGGTGTTTCTGCTGTTCAGCTCGCCGGCGTTCTCCGCTGGCCCCGCCGCCTCGAAGTCCCAAGGCCCCAGCACTGGGAGCGCGGCCGCCCCGGTGCCCGAGGCCGAGCGGTACGCCCGCCGTTGTCAAAGCCATGCGCCCAGCCGCAACCACAGTACCCAGGGGACGCTGCTGTGGGGCACCAAGCGAGCGTGGAACTCCAAGCAGCAGGGCGACGAGCAGCGCAGTGTGCTCGTCTCGGTCGACCTCGACGCTCCGCGCCTCACCGATGACAGGGTGAAGAGCCTGCGACTGGAGAAGGGGCACCTGGTGGCCTCACCCCAGGCGTCCACCAGCCTGGTGGGCACCGTGCTGCAAGGCACCTCCAGCCAGGGCAAGCCCGTGGAGGTCGCACTGTGCGGGGCCGAGCCCGCGCCCGAGGATCCGGACATGGTGTGGTACCGCATCGAGACGTGGAACCCGGTGGCCCAGGAGTGGGAGAACCCGTGCGCGGCCAGCGACACCGTCGCCGACCCGAGGGCGGTGGCGGTGGGCGGCGTGTGGGACGCCAGCGGGGCGCGCCACGACGTGCCGGGCAAGCTCACCCTGGCCTGTGAGGCTGGCGTCATCACCAAGTGCATCCGTTGGGGCTACAAGCCCTGGGCCAGCCGGGACGGACAATCCCTGGCGGAGCTGCACCAGGCCTGCACGCGCATGGCTCGCGCCGACTACTGCGGCAACGGCCGGAGCCACACCCATGACGGCACCCTCATCGACATCTATGACAGGCTGGGCGTGCTCTCACCGACGACGGAGGTTTCGGCGGGCTGGGACCCTGCGCGCGCATCCTTCGAGGCGGCCTGGGGGCCTGACGGGGCCACGTGCCTGTCTCGCACGCGGGATGGGCGGGCGCTGGAGACGATCCTGAAGGAGTGCCCGGGGCGCTTCCAGGTGGGCGAGCCGGTGGAGCTGGGACAGGAGGACCGCTGCACCGCGCGGCGCGCGGACCTGAACGCGGAGACGGTGTTGCTGCGCAATCGCTCGTACGAAGGCCAGAAGGACGCCAGTGCCCAGACAGGAGGCCGGTAG
- the ypfJ gene encoding KPN_02809 family neutral zinc metallopeptidase, translating to MRWQGGRRSSNIEDRRGMRAGRPLAVGGGAGALVLAILFMLFGGDPEQLPSGASRSPSGQVGTGGSGAQVDPAQAELEDFVSVILADTEDTWPGLLEPQGVRYAEPRLVLFSDAVESSCGFQESAVGPFYCPLDQRVYLDLTFFRELDRRFGAPGDFARAYVVAHEVGHHVQNLLGISDEVHSMRGRMGQTDANALSVLQELQADCFAGIWAHHAQRQRQVLETGDVEEGLNAASAIGDDTLQRRASGRVMPESFTHGSSEQRVRWFRRGLEQGTLEACDTFGAASSGEKGR from the coding sequence ATGAGGTGGCAAGGGGGTCGTCGCAGTTCGAACATCGAGGACCGGCGCGGCATGCGCGCGGGGCGCCCGCTGGCGGTCGGTGGCGGCGCCGGGGCGCTGGTGCTGGCGATCTTGTTCATGCTGTTCGGTGGTGACCCCGAGCAACTCCCGTCCGGGGCCTCGCGGAGCCCCTCGGGGCAGGTGGGCACCGGCGGCTCGGGGGCGCAGGTGGACCCCGCGCAGGCGGAGCTCGAGGACTTCGTCTCCGTCATCCTCGCGGACACCGAGGACACCTGGCCCGGTCTGCTCGAGCCCCAGGGCGTGCGCTATGCCGAGCCGCGCCTGGTCCTCTTCTCGGACGCGGTGGAGTCCTCCTGCGGCTTCCAGGAGAGCGCCGTGGGGCCCTTCTACTGTCCGTTGGACCAGCGCGTGTACCTGGACCTCACCTTCTTCCGTGAGCTGGACCGCCGCTTCGGCGCTCCCGGTGACTTCGCGCGCGCCTATGTGGTGGCCCACGAGGTGGGTCACCATGTGCAGAACCTGCTCGGCATCTCCGACGAGGTCCATTCGATGCGCGGCCGGATGGGACAGACGGACGCCAACGCCCTGTCCGTGTTGCAGGAGCTGCAAGCGGACTGCTTCGCCGGTATCTGGGCCCACCATGCGCAGCGCCAGCGCCAGGTGCTCGAGACGGGGGATGTCGAGGAGGGGCTCAACGCCGCCTCGGCCATCGGTGACGACACGTTGCAGCGGCGCGCGAGCGGCCGGGTCATGCCCGAGTCCTTCACCCATGGCTCCTCCGAGCAGCGCGTCAGGTGGTTCCGCCGCGGGCTCGAGCAGGGCACCCTCGAGGCGTGCGACACCTTCGGCGCGGCCTCGTCCGGCGAGAAGGGTCGTTGA